Within the Solwaraspora sp. WMMA2056 genome, the region CTCCGCCGCCGCCTGCGCGAAGGTCAGCAGCCGTGGCCCGGTGACATCGTAGGACCGCCCGGTGAGCCGGTCGTCGGTGAGCAACGCGACGGCGACGTCGGCCACGTCGTCCAGGTCGACGAACGGCTCGGCCACGCCGCCGGCCGGCATCGCGATCGTGCCGGTCAGGACCGGGCCGAGCAGGCTGCCTTCGGTGAAGTTCTGGTTGAACCAGCTGGCGCGGACGATGCCGTAGGTCAGACCGGAGTCGGCGACGATCGCCTCGCAGCGCTGGGCGTTGGTCTCGCCACGGCCGGAGAGCAGCACGAGTTTGCGTACCCCGGCGTCGCGGGCGGCGGCGGTGAACTTCTCGACCAGGGCCGGGGCCTCGGGCGCGGCGAGGTCCGGGTGGTAGCACAGGTAGACCGAGTCCACCCCGTCCAGCGCGGGCGACCAGCTCGCCGGGTCCTCCCAGCGCAACGGCTGGGCGCTGCTGCGGCTGGCCCGGATCACCGGGTGGCCGAGTGCGGCGAGCCGGTCGGCGACCCGCCGGCCGGTCTTGCCGGTCGCCGCGGTGACGAGCACTGACGGTCGTGACATGAGGAACTCCCGTTTCGGGTCGGCGCGGCCCACCGGGGAACAGGAGGCCGCTTGTCGTGTCACCAGCCTGCCGTGGCTGCCGTGGCCGGACAATGATCGTGCTGCCGGCATTATTTGCCGATCGTCCAGAGCAGTGGACGATCGGCACAACACCAAGGATGCTGGGCAGGTGTGGACGACACCCAGTTGCGTGGTCCCGCCGGTCAGCGACCCGCTCGGCGAGACGCTGCACATGTTCCGACTGACCGGCACCCTCTACTGCCGGGCCGAGTTGACCGCGCCGTGGGGGGTCGACGTGCCGGAGCTGCCCGGCTGCATGACCCTGCAGGTGGTCACCGCCGGCCGGTACTGGTTGGAGGTGGCCGGGGCCGAGCCGTACCTGATCGGGCCGGGCAGCTTGACGCTGATCCCGCACGGCGTACCGCACCGCTTCCGTAGCGCCCCCGCGACCCCGACGCTGCCGCTGTTCGACATTCCGGTGCAGCAGCTCAGCGACCGGTACGAGATCATGCGCCACGGCGGCGGCGGGGAGCTCACCCAGGTGACGTACGCGGTGCTGCGCCCGGACCACGTCGCCGCCCGCCGGTTGATCGCGCAGCTGCCGGCGGTGCTGCACCTGGACCGGTTCGACGACGACGAGTCGGGCTGGCTGCACAGCACGCTGCGGCTGGTCGCCCGGGAGGCGCAGGCGCTGCGGCCGGGCGGCGAGACGATGCTGACCCGCCTGGCCGACGTACTGGTGATCCAGGCCATCCGGTCCTGGTTGGACGCCGCGCCGGAGGCCCGGCAGGGCTGGCTGGCCGCACTGCGCGACGACCAGATCGGCCGGGCGTTGACCGCGCTGCACCGGGCCCCGGAGCGGGGCTGGACCGTCGACGCCCTGGCACGGCAGGTGGACATGTCCCGGTCGGCGTTCGCAGCCCGCTTC harbors:
- a CDS encoding NAD(P)H-binding protein, which gives rise to MSRPSVLVTAATGKTGRRVADRLAALGHPVIRASRSSAQPLRWEDPASWSPALDGVDSVYLCYHPDLAAPEAPALVEKFTAAARDAGVRKLVLLSGRGETNAQRCEAIVADSGLTYGIVRASWFNQNFTEGSLLGPVLTGTIAMPAGGVAEPFVDLDDVADVAVALLTDDRLTGRSYDVTGPRLLTFAQAAAEIADAAGRAVTYLPVTAEQFHLGLVAEVGPDYARLLTDLCTEVFDGRNAALGDGVERALGRPPRDFADFCRQAAAVGAWQQ
- a CDS encoding AraC family transcriptional regulator encodes the protein MWTTPSCVVPPVSDPLGETLHMFRLTGTLYCRAELTAPWGVDVPELPGCMTLQVVTAGRYWLEVAGAEPYLIGPGSLTLIPHGVPHRFRSAPATPTLPLFDIPVQQLSDRYEIMRHGGGGELTQVTYAVLRPDHVAARRLIAQLPAVLHLDRFDDDESGWLHSTLRLVAREAQALRPGGETMLTRLADVLVIQAIRSWLDAAPEARQGWLAALRDDQIGRALTALHRAPERGWTVDALARQVDMSRSAFAARFTDLVGEPVIRYLATWRLQLAHDHLQRSDDPLPVVARRFGYQSEAAFCRAFKRAYGVPPGQVRRRTGTLGGWHSYGSTSSPTSWSRAPR